A section of the Anabaena cylindrica PCC 7122 genome encodes:
- a CDS encoding type II toxin-antitoxin system HicA family toxin has protein sequence MKVREVINLLESDGWYLVTTEGSHRQFKHPTKPGKVTVSGKMSDDVRKGTLGSILRQAGLK, from the coding sequence ATGAAAGTACGAGAAGTCATCAACTTGCTTGAATCAGATGGCTGGTATTTGGTAACAACAGAAGGTAGTCATCGTCAGTTTAAACATCCAACAAAGCCAGGTAAAGTAACTGTATCGGGCAAAATGAGTGATGATGTCAGAAAAGGAACGTTAGGAAGCATTCTCAGACAAGCAGGACTCAAATGA
- the htpG gene encoding molecular chaperone HtpG — protein sequence MLEQGTISIHTENIFPIIKKSLYSDHQIFLRELVSNAVDAIQKLKMVARAGEYSGDIGEDEIAIAIDKDNKTLSISDTGIGMTAEEVKKYINQVAFSSAEEFIHKYEGKSDQPIIGHFGLGFYSSFMVAKKVEIDTLSYKEGSQAVHWTCDGSPAFTLSESNRTTRGTTITLTLEGEEEEFLEAARIRNLVKTYCDFMPVPIKLEGEVLNKQKAAWRESPSNLTDEDYLEFYRYLYPFQEEPLLWVHLNTDYPFMMNGIMYFPKMRPDVDVTKGQIKLFCNQVFVSDNCEEIIPQFLMPMRGVIDSTDIPLNVSRSALQGDRTVKRIGDYIAKKVGDRLKELYRDNREQYISAWKDLGTFVKFGVLNDDKFKKQVEDILIFRSTATLATKTAETPTVEVQSSDSDVWQDINPSHTNSSTPYTTIKEYLERNKERNENRVFYSTDEASQATYIALHKNQGLEVLFMDSFIDTHFINFLEREYQDVKFTRVDSDLDNTLLDDKSGEIVDPTTNKTKSESIKELFEKALNKPKLNIRTEALKSDNPQGTPPAMVLLPEILRRMREMTAMMQQQNADFPEDHILLVNTAHPLIQNLTHLSQGSIIQGDGESPTDQLVKMICQHVYDLALMSQKGFDAEGMKSFVERSNDVLTKLTEQASK from the coding sequence ATGCTAGAACAAGGCACTATCAGTATACATACTGAGAATATTTTCCCAATTATCAAGAAGTCTCTATATTCAGATCATCAAATCTTCTTGCGGGAACTCGTATCCAACGCAGTAGATGCTATCCAAAAATTAAAAATGGTAGCCCGCGCTGGAGAGTATAGTGGAGATATCGGCGAAGACGAAATTGCGATCGCTATTGACAAAGATAACAAAACTCTCTCCATCAGCGATACTGGTATCGGTATGACGGCTGAGGAAGTAAAAAAATACATTAACCAAGTTGCTTTCTCTAGTGCGGAAGAATTTATCCACAAGTATGAAGGTAAATCAGACCAACCAATTATCGGTCACTTTGGTTTAGGTTTTTATTCTTCCTTCATGGTGGCAAAAAAAGTAGAAATTGATACTCTCTCTTACAAAGAAGGTTCTCAAGCGGTTCATTGGACTTGTGACGGTTCTCCAGCCTTTACTTTATCAGAGTCAAACCGCACCACTCGCGGGACTACGATTACCCTCACTCTCGAAGGTGAAGAAGAGGAATTTTTAGAAGCAGCCAGAATTAGAAATCTGGTGAAAACTTACTGCGACTTCATGCCAGTTCCCATTAAATTGGAAGGTGAAGTATTAAATAAACAAAAAGCAGCTTGGCGAGAATCTCCCAGTAATCTCACGGATGAAGATTATTTAGAATTTTACCGCTATCTCTATCCTTTCCAAGAAGAACCTCTGTTATGGGTGCATTTGAATACTGATTATCCGTTTATGATGAACGGGATTATGTATTTCCCAAAAATGCGTCCTGATGTGGATGTGACAAAGGGACAAATCAAGTTATTCTGCAATCAGGTGTTTGTTAGTGATAATTGTGAAGAGATTATTCCCCAGTTTTTAATGCCGATGCGGGGTGTAATTGATAGCACTGACATACCTTTGAACGTTTCTCGTAGTGCTTTGCAGGGCGATCGCACTGTGAAGAGAATTGGTGACTACATAGCCAAGAAAGTAGGCGATCGTCTCAAAGAATTATACCGCGATAACAGAGAACAATATATCAGTGCCTGGAAAGATTTAGGAACCTTCGTTAAATTTGGCGTTCTCAACGACGATAAATTTAAAAAACAAGTCGAAGACATCCTCATCTTCCGCAGCACCGCCACATTAGCAACCAAAACTGCCGAAACTCCCACAGTTGAAGTACAATCTTCAGATAGTGATGTGTGGCAAGATATCAACCCATCTCACACTAACAGCAGCACACCTTACACCACCATCAAGGAATATCTAGAACGCAACAAAGAACGCAACGAAAACCGCGTTTTTTACAGCACAGATGAAGCGAGTCAAGCTACATACATCGCACTACACAAAAATCAAGGTTTAGAAGTCCTATTTATGGACTCCTTCATTGATACCCATTTTATTAACTTCCTAGAAAGAGAATATCAAGATGTCAAATTTACACGGGTAGATTCTGACTTAGACAATACTTTGTTGGATGATAAATCAGGGGAAATAGTTGATCCCACCACTAACAAAACTAAGAGTGAGTCAATCAAAGAATTATTTGAGAAAGCACTCAATAAACCCAAACTTAATATCCGCACCGAAGCTTTAAAATCAGATAATCCTCAAGGAACACCACCCGCAATGGTGTTGTTACCAGAGATTCTCCGTCGTATGCGGGAAATGACCGCAATGATGCAACAGCAAAATGCTGATTTTCCTGAAGATCATATTTTGTTAGTAAATACTGCACATCCCTTGATTCAAAACCTGACACATCTCAGCCAAGGTAGTATTATTCAAGGTGATGGTGAGTCACCTACAGATCAATTGGTGAAAATGATTTGTCAACACGTTTATGATTTAGCGTTGATGTCTCAAAAAGGCTTTGATGCTGAAGGAATGAAATCCTTTGTTGAACGTTCAAATGACGTACTCACCAAACTAACCGAACAAGCTAGTAAGTAG
- a CDS encoding tetratricopeptide repeat protein, translated as MNFNNIDKQIIITQAGEGNTQINNFPSLPPQLQTNPFTPPQPRKGGLFGREEELEKLHQLLQSGKNVCVVSGMGGVGKTGLVREYANLTECTSFFTGGVYYIDARDRQNMAAEIIALTKWRFKAELPADLSTQQMVKACWQAWKGQTENVLLILDDVSGLAENIKTYLPPTDLVSMRLLMTSRETPDKRIAEKLELQVLSEAAAVDLLASIIGQSRVDQEPEQAKLLCYELGYLPLALELVAYYLDDEDYQDLSLLAMRGKLQEKVKHPSLSPEQVPGGMQAQRGLQAAFDLSWDELKPEAKHLACVLGAFAASPVYWGFVTRIYQQLQGESFNEDNLKDRWLKSLRKLHLVITVEENIYNLHLLIHDYFSQQFKQHSDYSQIKQVYCNVFVDIAGDVEQSSNLETFNLIEPHLKKMIAWRKSNENTQLAYSLNQLALLYESQGRYNDAELLYLQSLDISKRQRGADHPLVASSLNNLAGIYESQGRYNDAELLYLQSLDIRKCQLDNDHPDIATSLNNLALLYKLQGRYNDAESLFLQSLDIRKRQFVADYSDVAQSLNNLAELYTLQGNYNEAEPLYLQSLDISKHQLGNDHPNVATSLNNLAELYRLQGRYNDAEPLYLQSSEIRKCQLGADHPDIAQSLNNLALLYYLQGNYNEAEPLYLQSLEIWKRQLDAEHPNVATGLNNLAVLYEVQGRYNEAEPLFLQSLDIRKRQLGAEHPDVADSLNNLAELYRNQGRYNDAETLYLQSLEIWKRQLGTDHPDVAQSLNNLALLYHSQGRYNDAEPLYLQSLEIRKRQLGADHPSVATSLNNLALLYESQGKYSEAEDLAQQALAIYQNRLGNQHPNTQNAAVTVKLLYVMGLLHCNKETLISILQALAQQANFPALNTETALTLLEMIESNPEHLSSIREYLQQQTEASDSDT; from the coding sequence ATGAACTTTAACAACATTGACAAACAAATAATTATCACACAAGCCGGCGAAGGTAATACCCAAATTAATAACTTTCCCTCTCTTCCACCACAACTACAAACAAACCCTTTCACACCACCCCAACCCCGTAAAGGTGGACTGTTTGGACGCGAAGAGGAATTAGAAAAACTACATCAATTATTGCAAAGTGGTAAAAACGTCTGCGTTGTCTCCGGTATGGGAGGAGTTGGTAAAACTGGACTCGTGCGAGAATATGCCAATTTAACAGAATGCACATCATTTTTTACTGGTGGAGTCTATTATATTGATGCCAGAGATAGGCAAAATATGGCTGCGGAAATTATCGCTTTGACTAAATGGAGATTTAAAGCCGAGTTACCAGCAGATTTATCTACTCAACAAATGGTAAAGGCTTGTTGGCAAGCATGGAAAGGGCAAACAGAAAATGTATTATTGATTCTTGATGATGTATCTGGGTTAGCGGAGAATATCAAAACCTATTTACCACCAACAGATTTAGTTTCCATGCGGTTGTTGATGACTTCGCGGGAAACACCAGATAAACGCATTGCGGAAAAATTAGAATTACAGGTATTGTCAGAAGCAGCAGCAGTAGATTTATTAGCTTCAATAATTGGACAATCACGAGTTGATCAAGAACCAGAACAGGCTAAACTACTTTGTTATGAGTTGGGATATTTGCCTTTAGCTTTAGAATTGGTGGCATATTATTTAGATGATGAAGACTATCAAGATTTATCACTGTTAGCAATGCGTGGTAAGTTGCAAGAAAAAGTTAAACATCCTTCACTGTCACCGGAACAAGTACCGGGAGGAATGCAAGCACAAAGAGGTTTACAAGCTGCATTTGATTTGAGTTGGGATGAATTAAAACCGGAAGCTAAACATCTCGCTTGTGTGTTAGGTGCTTTTGCAGCTTCTCCTGTTTATTGGGGTTTTGTGACAAGAATTTATCAACAGTTGCAAGGTGAATCATTTAATGAGGATAATTTAAAAGACCGTTGGTTAAAATCTTTAAGAAAACTGCATTTGGTGATAACTGTTGAAGAAAATATTTATAATTTACATTTGCTTATTCACGACTATTTTAGTCAACAGTTTAAACAGCACTCTGATTACAGCCAAATTAAACAAGTATATTGTAATGTGTTTGTTGATATTGCTGGTGATGTTGAACAATCAAGCAATTTAGAAACATTCAATTTAATTGAACCACATCTCAAAAAGATGATTGCTTGGCGTAAAAGTAATGAAAATACTCAACTTGCTTACAGTTTAAATCAATTAGCACTACTGTATGAATCACAGGGACGGTACAATGATGCTGAACTTCTTTATTTGCAATCTTTGGATATCAGCAAACGCCAACGAGGTGCTGACCATCCCCTTGTGGCTTCCAGTCTCAACAATTTGGCAGGAATATATGAATCACAAGGACGGTACAATGATGCTGAACTTCTTTATTTGCAATCTTTAGATATCAGAAAATGCCAATTAGATAATGATCATCCCGATATTGCTACCAGTCTCAATAATTTGGCATTACTATATAAGTTACAAGGACGTTACAACGATGCTGAATCTCTTTTTTTGCAATCTTTAGATATCAGAAAACGCCAATTTGTTGCTGATTATTCAGATGTTGCACAAAGTCTCAATAATTTAGCAGAACTCTACACTTTACAAGGAAATTACAACGAAGCTGAACCTCTTTATTTACAATCTTTAGATATCAGTAAACATCAATTAGGTAATGACCATCCCAATGTTGCTACCAGTCTCAATAATTTGGCAGAACTGTACAGGTTACAAGGACGCTACAACGATGCTGAACCTCTTTATTTGCAATCTTCAGAAATCAGAAAATGCCAATTAGGTGCTGATCATCCCGATATTGCACAAAGTCTCAATAATTTGGCATTACTTTATTATTTACAAGGAAATTACAACGAAGCTGAACCTCTTTATTTACAATCTTTAGAAATCTGGAAACGCCAATTAGATGCTGAGCATCCCAATGTTGCTACCGGTCTCAATAATTTAGCAGTGTTATATGAAGTGCAAGGACGCTACAACGAAGCTGAACCTCTTTTTTTGCAATCTTTAGATATCAGAAAACGCCAATTAGGTGCTGAACATCCTGATGTTGCTGACAGTCTCAATAATTTAGCAGAATTATATAGAAATCAAGGACGTTACAACGATGCTGAAACTCTATATTTACAATCTTTAGAAATCTGGAAACGTCAATTAGGTACTGACCATCCTGATGTCGCGCAAAGTCTTAATAATCTGGCATTACTTTACCATTCACAAGGACGTTATAACGATGCTGAACCTCTTTATTTACAATCTTTAGAAATCAGAAAACGCCAATTAGGTGCTGACCATCCCTCTGTAGCTACCAGTCTGAATAATTTGGCATTATTGTATGAATCACAAGGTAAATACTCAGAAGCTGAAGATTTAGCTCAACAAGCATTGGCAATATATCAAAACAGATTAGGTAATCAACATCCTAATACGCAAAACGCAGCAGTTACAGTAAAGTTATTGTATGTAATGGGACTTTTACATTGCAATAAAGAAACATTGATTAGTATTCTCCAAGCACTTGCACAACAAGCAAACTTTCCCGCACTTAATACAGAAACAGCCTTAACCTTACTAGAAATGATAGAAAGCAATCCTGAACACTTGTCATCTATTCGAGAGTATTTGCAACAGCAAACAGAAGCATCTGATAGCGATACGTAA
- a CDS encoding M48 family metallopeptidase, giving the protein MINWNGFLVKYRLGRRPWFYPLISLSVALSLCLSTPLPSKAFDFLPLLLQGVQVFQLSNMSARQEVELGKQMNDQLRQEVIISRNQQLNSYVDQIGRRLAANSDRPNIPYTFQVVEDKAVNAFATVGGFVYVNTGLLEAADNEAELASVIGHEMGHIEGQHLVKQMRQRAIASGVATAAGLSRSQAVGIGVDLALNRPRSRQDEYDADKRGLASLTRAGYSQLAMVSFMKKLQGRSSVPTFLSTHPGASDRVKALQNQINSRPSNGNYGLDSTGYKANIRAFLR; this is encoded by the coding sequence ATGATTAACTGGAATGGATTTTTGGTAAAATACCGTTTAGGCAGACGACCTTGGTTTTACCCGTTGATTTCCTTAAGTGTGGCTTTGAGCCTGTGCTTGAGTACACCTCTACCAAGTAAAGCTTTCGATTTTTTACCGCTGTTATTGCAAGGTGTACAGGTATTTCAGTTGTCGAATATGTCTGCTCGTCAGGAAGTTGAGCTTGGTAAGCAGATGAATGATCAATTGCGCCAAGAAGTCATAATTTCTCGTAATCAACAGCTTAATAGCTATGTAGACCAGATTGGTAGACGTTTAGCCGCTAATAGCGATCGCCCTAATATCCCTTATACTTTTCAAGTGGTTGAGGATAAAGCAGTAAATGCTTTTGCCACTGTGGGTGGTTTCGTTTATGTGAATACAGGGTTGCTAGAAGCTGCGGACAATGAAGCAGAACTAGCGAGTGTTATCGGTCATGAGATGGGTCATATTGAAGGTCAACACCTAGTTAAGCAGATGCGACAAAGAGCGATCGCTAGTGGTGTGGCTACAGCCGCCGGCTTAAGTCGCAGTCAAGCAGTAGGTATAGGTGTGGATTTAGCTCTCAATCGTCCTCGTAGTCGTCAAGATGAATATGATGCTGATAAAAGAGGACTAGCAAGTTTAACGCGGGCTGGTTATTCTCAGTTAGCGATGGTTTCGTTTATGAAAAAGCTACAGGGAAGAAGTTCGGTTCCCACATTTTTGAGTACACACCCTGGAGCAAGCGATCGCGTTAAGGCTCTCCAAAATCAAATTAATAGCCGACCTAGCAATGGAAATTATGGCTTAGACAGTACAGGTTATAAGGCTAATATCCGAGCTTTTTTACGATAA
- a CDS encoding Uma2 family endonuclease, whose amino-acid sequence MIANPNYQYISTTEYLQGEETSPIKHEYRQGEVYAMAGASNTHVVISGNMFAMLRNHLRGSGCQAYISDTKAHIETMDIYYYPDVIVSCDQRDKAFNNFLRYPCLIIEVLSPTTEAFDRGDKFADYRNLESLQEYVLVSQNKINVEVFRRNSEGQWLFYSYGKGENLHLASVDFHCPINDVYEDVSFESPS is encoded by the coding sequence ATGATTGCAAATCCCAATTATCAATATATTTCCACCACCGAATATCTCCAAGGGGAAGAAACCAGCCCTATCAAACATGAATATAGACAGGGAGAAGTTTACGCAATGGCTGGTGCTAGTAATACTCATGTAGTTATTAGTGGCAATATGTTTGCTATGTTAAGAAATCATCTGCGCGGAAGTGGATGTCAAGCTTATATTTCCGACACAAAAGCGCATATTGAAACAATGGATATCTATTATTATCCTGATGTAATTGTTAGTTGTGATCAAAGAGATAAAGCCTTTAATAACTTTTTACGTTATCCCTGTTTAATTATCGAAGTTTTATCACCAACTACAGAAGCTTTTGATAGAGGTGATAAATTTGCTGACTATCGTAATTTAGAATCACTTCAGGAATATGTTTTAGTCAGTCAAAATAAAATCAATGTAGAAGTTTTCCGTCGTAATTCAGAAGGTCAATGGTTATTTTATAGTTATGGAAAGGGGGAAAATTTACATTTAGCAAGTGTAGATTTTCACTGTCCTATAAATGATGTTTATGAAGATGTAAGTTTTGAATCTCCCTCTTAA
- a CDS encoding DUF29 family protein, with product MEELLELQQLLINGNISGALLLVEEMTEMSKDDKLNKIFSFGKIILLHLIQQAAEKRTTRSWNLSIANAVKEIQRTNKRRKSGGIYFTTEELRETLEDAYDLSLNCAAKEAFEGRYETEELAAMVDKEMILQQAIALILENVI from the coding sequence ATGGAAGAATTACTAGAACTTCAACAATTACTGATTAATGGCAATATTTCTGGTGCATTGCTGCTAGTTGAAGAAATGACCGAAATGAGCAAAGATGACAAACTGAATAAAATTTTTAGTTTTGGCAAAATTATTCTTCTGCATCTAATTCAGCAAGCTGCGGAAAAACGGACAACTAGATCATGGAATTTGTCTATTGCTAATGCAGTGAAAGAAATCCAACGCACAAACAAACGTCGTAAATCTGGGGGAATATACTTTACAACTGAAGAATTGCGAGAAACTTTAGAAGATGCCTATGATTTGTCATTAAATTGTGCAGCCAAAGAAGCATTTGAAGGTAGATATGAAACTGAAGAATTAGCAGCAATGGTAGATAAAGAAATGATATTACAACAGGCTATTGCTTTAATCTTAGAAAATGTCATATAG
- a CDS encoding DUF4330 domain-containing protein, translated as MPILDSKGRLFGKINLLDLGAGLVILLVIIGIFIYPGTSGSVAQVGTKTLPIEVDLVVRGLNVRDPEQLFKQGFNKGGKTNVIIRNQPHGEIGIKSIQELPRTITVPQPDGSVKELPDPRANNFSRDFLLTLEGKAQVTNGGPVLGNSKVKIGMPFELEGFNYNFNASVIDIRLNNK; from the coding sequence ATGCCTATTTTAGATTCCAAAGGTCGCTTATTCGGCAAAATCAACTTACTTGATTTAGGTGCTGGGCTGGTAATATTACTAGTTATAATTGGCATCTTTATATATCCCGGAACTTCCGGTTCCGTTGCTCAAGTCGGTACAAAAACACTACCTATTGAAGTAGATTTAGTAGTCCGTGGTTTAAATGTCCGTGATCCTGAGCAGTTATTTAAACAAGGATTTAACAAGGGTGGTAAAACCAATGTAATTATTCGTAATCAACCCCACGGTGAAATTGGCATTAAATCCATTCAAGAACTACCAAGAACAATCACTGTTCCCCAACCAGATGGTTCTGTTAAAGAATTACCAGATCCAAGAGCCAATAATTTTAGTAGAGATTTTCTTTTGACCTTAGAAGGTAAAGCTCAAGTTACCAATGGTGGTCCAGTTTTAGGTAATAGTAAAGTTAAAATTGGGATGCCTTTTGAATTAGAAGGTTTTAACTACAACTTTAACGCTTCCGTTATTGATATTCGCTTAAATAATAAATAG
- a CDS encoding type II toxin-antitoxin system HicB family antitoxin, giving the protein MMDKYLIVLEKTETGFSAYSPDVWGCVATGETLETTLENMRSALVFHLQDNESIPQPRGIDAYLDALRESEGEEFYLTHIGVEVLK; this is encoded by the coding sequence ATGATGGATAAGTATCTGATCGTTCTGGAAAAAACCGAAACAGGATTTTCCGCATACTCCCCTGATGTGTGGGGTTGTGTTGCTACAGGTGAGACACTGGAAACAACTTTAGAAAATATGCGTTCAGCCCTAGTTTTCCATCTTCAAGATAACGAATCAATTCCTCAACCTCGTGGTATTGATGCTTATTTGGATGCGTTGCGCGAATCAGAGGGTGAGGAATTTTATCTCACACATATTGGGGTAGAAGTTTTGAAGTGA